TGAAGCCTGCTACGCCAAAAGAGATTATTTTATTGCCAAAACAAAACATGAACCAAGTGCTTTGGCACATATTTATAATAATTACGGATGCCTATTAGATCAAGAACTACGATATGAAGAGTCTATATTATATTTTGAAAAAGCAATAGAATCGTATCCAAAAGAGGGGCTATATGTGTGTAATCTTGCTGAGATATATTGTAAACTAAGAGATGCTGAGAAAGCGCTCGAATTAGGAAAGAAAGCAGAAAAACTGGGATATGAATCGGAAACGCTAAATGCTATTTTAGTAAGTGAAGGTACTCATGATTTTACCTTGTTTGAAGAAAGAAAATAATTTAAAACGAATATGATGGGTGAAGATATTAGAGAATTAACGGGGATTTTGATAGTTTTTGTATTAATTATTGCTGCCATGCAGTGGTTTTTGCTGCGATTTACCCATTGGTCAGTTGCATTCGTTGTAACTGGTATTATTGCCTTCGTGGTTTCATTTTTGTATGTATCTCTCAGTAATGCCAGCCCAAATGGAGGTAGTACCGGACCCAATGTATCAGAGTTTATAACACCTACGCTTATCATTTTTGCATCTTTGCTTTGTGGACTGGTCTTGGTTAGTTACTTGACTCAAATTCGATTACCAAAATTAGTTTTTATACTTCCGCTTGTTCTTATTGCTGTGTTTGCCATCGCGCGGTATATGTATGGTTATATAGATGATGTGACGGTATATCGTGAAATTTTTAGTAGTTGTATTATAGAAATAGAAAACAACTCAGGAGAAAATCTAGTACACGAAATTAGTTTTCAAAACAAGTCTAACAGTCTCACGACGACTATCGATCCAAGCGAGAAGGAACCACCTTATCCGTTTATTCCAAGATCTGCGGATAAAATAATTTTTCGTTGTGTTTCCGTTAAAATGGATCGGATGTTCTTTCAAGATTTTCCGTTTGATTACAGTTTGTGTAAAGAAAAAGATGGAGAAAGGATGGGGCTTTGTTTTTGGCTTCGTCAGAAAGTTGTTTTGCCCATAAAAATAGTCTTGCAACCCAACAATAGAGTCGATTTGTATATTGATAATCATTTGGCAAATCAATATCAACTGCATAACCAGGATTTATCCATGACAGTAATGCATAAAGGCAAGTATAAATAGAAACATAATACGACGAAAATATAAAATATTTCAATATTAACGACCTCTTATTTGGAGAGTTATGATGTGAGGAATGTCCTTTATTAATAATAGTAACATGATTAAAATGATAAATTTTTATATACTAATTCCGGTTTTATTGATGGGATTCTTCCTTTTTGCACAACCCCGAAATTCATCAAAGTATAAATATCTGTTTCGCAATACAATATTAAGTAAGTCTAAAAAACACGAATTGGCTTCTGTACTGCGTGGACGCGTGTATTATCCACGTTATTTTTACATTCCATCCTTAAAACAATATATGGTCTATTCGGATCTGGACGAAACAGGACCTTTTAGAATGTCTCAAATGAAAAGCAAACCTGAAGGAAAGGCTTACTCGTTACTGGATGAAAATGGAAACAATGTTATTACATTCGAAACACCCTTGCGTTTTTCTTCCCGCAGCGGTAGTTTTTATGGAGCTTCATCATATATTCCGTTTTTAGAAACTGGAAAAAAAGAGACTCATTCTTATGATCAAATATACAATTCAACTTTAGACCTAAGTAGAAGAGAATTTGAAAAACTTTTTATACAATTGTATACATCATCCGAATATGTAGAGTTTATAAATCTTCGTACATCGGGGGATGATATTCATGAAGCAGGTGTTGTTTTTAAACGTCAGGACAAGGTTGAGGTTTTGCTTGCGGGATTGCGGGATAGTCGTATGATTCGCTATTTTCAGGAAGACAAAAAGATTAATAATTTTGATGATTATTACTTACCTGATATTAAAGATAAAGAAACCTTTCCACAATCGAAACCTTCAATTGAAATGATTTGGCTCGAAACGAAAGATACAAATCCTTTTGTTCATTGGCGAACAGGTTTAAATCATGAGTTTCGCATTAAAAAATATATCGGTACTTATGCTTCTGGCTGGAGGGGCATTATGAAGGTGGGTGGTATTCCGATTTATGCACCAAGCGAAACTTCAGGAACAGTGTATGTACGTTTTAAGACGAAAGGTGAAACTTTTAGAGTCAAAATCTTAGATGTCGAAAAGTTTGGACCAGCCTATAATTTAGGGCTTCGTACTTTTCAATTGCCTGCATCTATTCGCACAAAGAACTCATTGGTCTTTATGGAATCTGTGCAAAATTGTGGAGATAACCGTTTGGGTGGAGGAGTTTTCGTGGTTCGGCCAACTGCGAATACAAATTCATCTGCCGATATTCCATCAGACATGACAGAAGAACATTTTAATACTTTGCCTGTAACTTTACAAGAGGCATTATTGGATCCAAATGCGGTAACATCATTAAAAGTGTATGATGAAAATCGTAGAGAATGGATTCCCGAATTAGAACGATTAAAGAATCTTACCCATTTAGAAATAACCACTGCAATAAGCGAAATTCCAGATGCTATTTCAAAATTTCCTAAATTACAGGAATTGAGAATGGAACACTGTAACATTGATAAAATTTCGCCACAACTGGCACAACTGACTGAATTGAGAGAGTTAAATTTATTTTCAAATAAATTAACGGAGTTTCCTCTTGCTTTTTTGGAACTAAAAAATCTAAAGAGATTAAATATTGGTGCCAATAGAATTTCAAACTTACCGAGTAATATCAATGTATTGAATCAATTGGAATATCTGAGCTTAACATTGACAGAAGTAACCACTTTACCAGAATCAATGATTGGAATGAAAAAATTATATATCGACGACAGTAATGATCTTGAGCACAAAGTACCCAAAGAATACAAACATTTGTTTGTGTATACTAAAGAAAAATTGGAGGCTCATGATTTGTATTATCATCAACAAAAACAAAAATTACAACTAAATTATTAATTACAATAAATCATTAAAAATGAATAAATTAAAACAAATTATTGCCTTCCTTTTAATCATGACTAGCTTTTTTTCTTGTTCTAAAGAAGACAACGCTAAAGAAACTCCTGAAAAAGAAAGTATTAACAAAAAATGGATTGTTGGAAATTCAGCCGAATTCAAATCGATTGAATTTGATACTAATGGAAATTATATTATCACAAAAAATAAAATTGATGTAACCTCAAAAGTTAAAGAAGCTGAAGAAATTATTTTGCTAGGTACTTACGAAATATTAGATACGGATGTTTTTTTACTATCTGATTTTGGAACATTGAAATATGATGATAGTGACCCAAACCATATTAAATTTTCGGTTAAGTATGAAGGTTCTGATACCTACACTTATGAATTAAATGTGACTAAATCCGCTGAATTTACTAGTACACCTAAGACCGATTTACTATGTAATAATACTTGGAAATTTACTAGAAAAGAGCCTATTAAGGATACAATTAATTTAATAAATTTTTCTAAAGCAGGAACGTGTTTTACAAATTTCAGTAATAGTTCGGCAAACGTTTTGAATATAACACAGTTTGGTAAATGGAAATGGCAAGACAAGGAAGAAACTAAAATAGTAATTACACAGATAAAATATCCTCAGTGGATTATAGACAAAGATGAAGAAGTTGAGTTTGAA
The Flavobacterium sp. 5 DNA segment above includes these coding regions:
- a CDS encoding leucine-rich repeat domain-containing protein, whose product is MINFYILIPVLLMGFFLFAQPRNSSKYKYLFRNTILSKSKKHELASVLRGRVYYPRYFYIPSLKQYMVYSDLDETGPFRMSQMKSKPEGKAYSLLDENGNNVITFETPLRFSSRSGSFYGASSYIPFLETGKKETHSYDQIYNSTLDLSRREFEKLFIQLYTSSEYVEFINLRTSGDDIHEAGVVFKRQDKVEVLLAGLRDSRMIRYFQEDKKINNFDDYYLPDIKDKETFPQSKPSIEMIWLETKDTNPFVHWRTGLNHEFRIKKYIGTYASGWRGIMKVGGIPIYAPSETSGTVYVRFKTKGETFRVKILDVEKFGPAYNLGLRTFQLPASIRTKNSLVFMESVQNCGDNRLGGGVFVVRPTANTNSSADIPSDMTEEHFNTLPVTLQEALLDPNAVTSLKVYDENRREWIPELERLKNLTHLEITTAISEIPDAISKFPKLQELRMEHCNIDKISPQLAQLTELRELNLFSNKLTEFPLAFLELKNLKRLNIGANRISNLPSNINVLNQLEYLSLTLTEVTTLPESMIGMKKLYIDDSNDLEHKVPKEYKHLFVYTKEKLEAHDLYYHQQKQKLQLNY